One Periplaneta americana isolate PAMFEO1 chromosome 8, P.americana_PAMFEO1_priV1, whole genome shotgun sequence genomic region harbors:
- the LOC138705124 gene encoding uncharacterized protein, whose product MDTLSLKATIVSINSKLEDLQKENSLLKKKVKYLEEKRRNNLIFFGVEEQVQEQSWDTYEVIVNVCWEWLGIDIGNGEVKEVYRMGHGENRPILVKLANRMIKEKIMYSKKSLKDSSISIDEDFEYEMRCRRSVLVPFMKAARQNRHYAKLIKDKLKINGELFDVEFCLENLNAPSNEENIDERKRLEIKEKVREIVNNSGMNRKGKVAEGKRAATQEIAIEGCRRKSALSSDSIQAMNSKAAAASSSRRAGMTSAQGQVGKTSKASNSNRVGDLGVRRQKGGEKNAEPSKEESSDRGNEISAGNRRGNIESANRTRSAKRGDNREEKTVYNLRKWCISGFK is encoded by the coding sequence ATGGATACCTTAAGTCTAAAGGCGACCATCGTTAGCATTAACAGCAAACTGGAAGATCTTCAAAAGGAAAATAGTCTATTAAAAAAGAAGGTAAAATATTTAGAAGAGAAAAGAAGGAACAATCTGATCTTCTTTGGTGTTGAAGAGCAAGTGCAAGAACAGTCTTGGGACACGTATGAAGTGATAGTGAACGTGTGTTGGGAGTGGTTAGGTATTGACATAGGAAATGGAGAAGTGAAAGAAGTGTATAGAATGGGTCATGGGGAAAATAGGCCCATCTTGGTCAAACTGGCAAACAGGATGATTAAAGAGAagatcatgtatagtaagaaatcATTGAAAGACTCGagcattagtatagatgaagattTTGAATACGAGATGAGATGTAGAAGGAGTGTCTTAGTGCCATTTATGAAAGCAGCTAGACAAAATAGACATTACGCTAAATTAATCAaggataaattgaaaattaatggagAGTTATTCGATGTCGAATTTTGTTTAGAAAACTTAAATGCACCGTCAAATGAAGAGAACATTGATGAAAGAAAAAGATTAGAGATAAAGGAGAAAGTaagagaaattgtaaataatagcgGAATGAATAGAAAAGGTAAAGTTGCGGAAGGCAAGAGGGCAGCGACACAGGAGATTGCGATAGAAGGATGTCGGAGAAAATCAGCATTATCATCAGATTCCATTCAGGCGATGAACTCAAAGGCAGCGGCTGCATCATCAAGTAGACGAGCAGGAATGACGTCAGCCCAAGGCCAAGTCGGCAAAACTAGCAAAGCATCAAACAGCAACAGAGTTGGAGACCTTGGAGTTAGAAGGCAGAAGGGGGGAGAGAAGAATGCTGAACCATCGAAAGAAGAGAGCAGTGATCGAGGAAATGAAATAAGTGCGGGGAATAGAAGGGGAAATATTGAGAGTGCAAATCGTACTAGGAGTGCGAAACGAGGGGACAATAGAGAAGAAAAAACTGTTTATAATCTCAGAAAGTGGTGTATTAGTGGGTTCAAATAA